GAGCGAGGGTCCTTCTTCCTTGGCCCCTGCTGCTCaagaaatttctgttctttggtaAAACTCTATTGGTGTAAAGCAATGTCTGAGCACTGCTTTTGTACTGCAGGTGACATGATTATATGGCTCTACTGGTGTATCACGGGGATCTGTGTGTTACTGGTGGGATCAGTTATAGCAGGTGTGATTTGTATGACCAAAAAACGAGCAGGTAAGACTCATTCTACCtaggaagaaaagatttaatgctaaaactatattttttcctacttctgtACCTATTCctcttgctgttttcttccttgctgtttTGATGTCTTGCCACTGAGATAAATGCCTATGTAAACACCCTCCTCTGTTGCACATCATGGGACTTGTAACATCCTAATACTGTCCACCTAGTTAAGGTAAGCCTTACAGAGGTTATGCTGCCTGATACTCCCATTTTTATAGTGCTTCAGAGATGATGAGGAGGGAAAAGGAACTTCATAGTTCAGCCCTTTGTTTCCTGCAGATTGCTACAGATACCTTTTCCATTTAGTTTTCTCCTGCATTGCGTAAGAGTTTTGCAGGACAGAAGCTTCCTGTTTGTCCACACTGTAGTCTTCCCCCTGTCTCGCAAAGTCTctacaaaattcatttttatactATTTTGAGCTTACATAATGTTTTTCAAttaagatgaaagaagaaaaacaggacaTAGAGTTTGACATTGAGTGGGTCAGATAATTAGGTACTTAAGGACTAATTCTGAGTCTTTTGTGCTGCAACCTTGAGGCGGTTATCACAGAGAAACTGTGCAACTcactgggttgggttttttaacctGAGAGGAGTAATCGGAAATCTTTTGGAAAACTTCTTAACATCAAATTTACCTATAAGGTATAGCTAGGGACATTTTAGTTGCTTCTTCAGAGAAGCCTCTTAAGGAAAAGCTATCTTTAAAAAAGCTTCCTCTCCTTAAGGAGAGATAAACAGAACAATTAAGGGCTCTCTACTTCTTGAGGCTGGCCAGATCTGGGGAAGGTGGAGAAAATCACTTttgagtgcatttttttctcctctcaaaggaaaaatgtaGCGAAGTACATAGCAAAGTGAGCTGTAGAAGAGTCTTTATTCATTTAGTATATTTTCTTATTAGGCTTTTCACTTCCCATCACTTTATCCCTGCACagttaaagatattttttttttttggaacctAATCTTTGGAAGGTGGTGGTGTTTGAagggtttaattttatttcatgttttcaggACTGACAGTgactttctctctcttccaggaCACAGGCGAGGGAAATGCAACCACAATGATTTGCAGACTGGTAAGATGTCCTGCCTGTGTTTTATCAGGCATATGTAATGCATTCTGGAGGTCTCACATGTTTGTCCAGAAAGGGCTCTCATAGGCTCTACTACTCTATAAGTGCTTCTCAAACCCAAAAGGTAGCCTTAGGATCTTCCTGGTTAGCTAAAATAAACTTCGTATTTGGAATGCCGTATTTGCCAGATGGGACGTAATTGCTTCGTGAAGGGGTGAGGCTTTTGACGCAGCTGAGGTTGTGCTGGCAAAAGAACCCTTGCTAATCATCTAAGCCATAGCAATAGGGGATTGTTTGGGGGTGCACGCAGCTGTCCGGCAGAGAATACGGCTACATTTGCAAGCCTCTTGAAGCTGGTATATTACTTTTGTGTGGTGAAATTCCATGAACCATCCAAGCGTTATTATAAATCACAGCTCCACTGTCTGGACTTTCATATTAAATTTCTACAATGAGATGTCTGCATGTGTTGCCAAAATAGCTTCAAAACTGGTAGTTCCTAGAACCGTTTGTTAATACTCTATGTTGATTGCTGCTGGCTTGCACCATTACAATTTCAGGGCTGTGACTGGAACgaatgtttttctgtctttcaggagCATCATATACTGACCTTCCTCTGCCACCCTTGAAGCCCCGAAAGGTTTGGATTGTGTACTCTGCTGATCACCTGCTGTACGTGGATGTGGTGCTGAAGTTTGCTGAGTTTCTGATGACGGTGTGTGGCACTGCTGTGGCCTTAGATCTGCTAGAAGATCATCAGATCTCAGAGTTAGGGCCATTACCCTGGCTTACTcgacagaagaaagaaatggaagaccTATCTTCAAAGATCATCATCTTATGTTCACGGGGCACCCAGGCCAAATGGCAGGCCATGCTTGGGAGTGAGCCTGTGTGTCTCAAGCAAGATCAGCAAAAGCCAACGGGAGACCTGTTCACGCCAGCCTTGAATTTGATCCTGCCAGATTTCAAGAAGCCAGCCTGTTTTGGAATGTATATAGTCTGCTATTTTGAGGGAATAAGTAGTGAGAAAGATATACCTGATCTATTCAATGTCACATCCAGGTACCAACTGATGGACAAGTTTGAGGATATTTATTTTCGGATTCAGGACTTGGAGAAGTTTGAACCTGGGCGCATCCATCGAATCCGGGAAATCACAGCTGAAAACTATATTGATACCCCTAGTGGGAGGAAGTTGAAAGAGGCAGTACAAAAGTTCAAGAACTGGCAGATGGAGCACCCAGACTGGTTTGAGAGTGAAACCATCTGCTTGGATAATGATGAAGAGTTGCAGTCCCTAAATAGAGAGACCCAGGTGGATTCATTGCTAAGTGAACCAGGTGGAATTGTGAAACATCAGCTGCACCTACAGGAGCCTGACCCTGACTGCTGTTACGTCATCAACCTCCACATGCGTGAAGGTGAAAGCGGAGGCTGTAAACTGCAGCCTCAACTTAATCCATGTGGGGATCCAACTTCTCAGACTGTGGTCCTTCCTATGGATGAGGCTCCTCTAGTTCAAGTAGTGGAGCCAGTCTCTTCCATGGAAGATAGAAATATACTTGGTCATCATGTGCTGAGTAATGAGGACTGTATGGAAGGAGTTCCTCTTCTGGAGCCAAGCTTTCCATTGAGGAATAATGTCATCCTCCATGATGACTCTGAAGTTTCAGCAATAGATGACCAGAGTCCTGCAAATCTCTCAGGTGAATTGAGACACCATCTGAATGGACTCATGTACTCGTTTTATCAGCAGAGTGTCATTCCTTCAGAGCCATCTCTCTGCCAAGAGGAGGCCGATAAGCAACACCAGTTGGTCTTTGATGACCAATGCAAAGACCAAAGACAGTCAGTGCAGTCAGACCAGGGCTACATCTCTAGAtgttctcctctgcctcctgatGACCTTgtagaggaggaggaagaagaggaggaggatcagGAAAAACAGGTGGTCTTTGATGAACTCTCTCCAGAGGTCTTGAACAGCCTAAagagcctccagcagcagctgtttttccAGGACATTCAACGGAGCTCTGATTGGGGGTATCCAGCTGAGGTGATGGACATTGGCCAGTCTTTGGAGGACAGTTAGGCTCTATCTGGGACCTGCTCCGTTTGAAATACATGGATGGAAGGTGGTATCATGCGCAATGCTGAAACTGCATTTCCAACCCCATCCTTGTCCTTGTATTATCAATGACTTTACTGGTGGGATCTTCCTGTCTACTCCTAGGAGGCAGGATTGTCCAGCAGACTGGTAACATTTGCTTCCAATCTCTGTGGAGAGAAGCAATGAATGTTAGCCACCCCTGTGAAAGAACAGACGATAGTTCTGTTCTGTGGGGAAATGCATTACATTGAGTCCTCACTGATGGATGGCAGAAAAATTATTGTAGCTCATCCACTTGTGCCTTCAAAGTGCCCTCCAGCTGTACTCCTTCTATTGCACTGGATAAAAGCCATGGACAGGGTTTGGAAAATAGATTTAGATAATGTGGCAAAAATTTGTATTGCTATTTTAATACACATTTTCAATattttgctgtaaataaataCTGCGTTAAAGATGCGTGCCTTAAACTTAGCTAGTTTAGGGCTGTCTCTACCTGATACGTGTGTCTggaggttttcttcttttgctgctcATTCATTCATTTGCAACTGCATTTCCATGGCCATTCAGAAATTAAGTGGAGTAACTGAGTAGTAAGTGGGATAAACTTTTAATTAGGAGTCTTTGTAACTCTCCCTACTAGGAGGTATGTGCTTGAAAACCAGCaacaggaagggggaaaagggataatGGACCAGAAAAATGGGATTCAGACTGTTTGTACAGTTATAAGAAGAATCTGGGACTGAATACATAATTACTGAATCAGGGGAATCTGGTGTATTCTGTAATGCAGTATGGcagtgctgtttgcttttggACACCTTAGCACCGGGAAGACTTGAAGATGTAGATAGTGACACGCAATTAAGGAAATGAAAGACTATTttagaggtggggggggggaagtgtagCTTCAGTAGATGCTGTTTTAGAGTGGAGATTACAACTCTGCTAGGGGAGGCTGAGCTAAAATGAGTGCAAGATGTACATATGTGGGTATAAGCTCAAGCACAGGTACTTCAAGTTAACcattgtgaaatatttaataGACGAAGGGGTTCATCTTTCAGGAGCAATGGTGGTAGCTATCAATTCCAGTGTTTTTAAAAGATTAGGCTTGAAGCACTAGAAAAAATTGTTCCCTGTGAGTGATTGCATGGTGGCCCACAGAGCACTGACTGGGTAGCAGACTAACAGTCAAGGCTGATGTTTGCCCTAGTTGTTATCACAGTTTCTGCAGTCCAGCCCACTGGTAACAGCTTCTGAGATGTAAATACATCCAGGCCTTTCTCTTTTGTGTTCAGACAAGCTTGTCATCTTCCTGTCCTTTTAAGTTTATTTGTCAAAAAATCTTAAGGTAgtcttatttcagctttttaaaaatccagtatTCCAGAAGATAGTCTGTTCTCTTGACCTGCAGCCAATATTGtgtgtattttataattttatttgtttataactTGTGTTTTGTTCCTTAAATTGAAAAACAAGAATACTTTTTGCATATGTTTACTTAAACCCTTATGTCCTTAATTCTGCCTAACTCCCTATGTTAGTATTTCTTAGAGAAATCTGAGGCAAAACTGAGAGCCAGAAGTGAACTGCTGGACAAGTGCCATAACGTTCCTGCAAAGGGTTGCAGCTCTATCCAGTTGAGCTGGATACAGCTGAGGGCCCTTCGTGTGCGGGAGGTGCATGCCCCTTCAAAATGGGTGCTGAGGAAGTTTATGTGTTTGTAACTTCTGTGCAGGGCTGGCCAGTGAAGCAGGACTGTTAAGACAACTTGCTTTCTCTGTAGCCAGGTGCCTTGAAAGACTAACGAAGGGACAGTCCCTGCAAACTTCAGACTGGGTGCCACCTTCGTTTCCTGTCTGTACAGGAGTTAACCCAACAGGAGCTAAGCAAGAGTCAGCTGTGATCTCAATGCTTCTCCAAAGAGAACCCGTTTCTCATACTATGTGACTAATTGTCATCTTGATGATCTTGCTTCTTAAAGTTTCTTTTATCTTACAGCAATTAACATgtaaatctgatttctttttttccccatgagccTTTCTCAAGTGGTATGAATTCCTATAAATCATTTCAGTAGATTCAATAGATTCAAGCTCAGAAGTGTCATCTGGATTTTCTTGCCTTAGTCATTCCCTTCTCAAATAACTCCCTTGGTGTTACAGCTTTTAGAATTCGCTTTCACTTACAAAAAGTTTGAGGGAAAAATCCAGATGCTATTTTAGCAATCCAACATGGGGAAATCAAGTAACTTTAATGCATCTGTTGGTCCCTGAATGCAAAATTGGATAGCCTAGCAAGACTCAAAGGAGGgtaaaaaagagcaaaatcagTCACgagtttctaattttattttaacaatcttgctttttaaaaaatacaagttctGATTAATGCCGGGGGGATGCCAAGTGTCCATTGGCCACAGGCCTTATCTCTCActtcagtttcccctcctgggaGTAGTCATCTCTCTTGTCAGGATAGCAAACAGAGAGCAGTAAAATGCTAAATTGCTGAGTTGTGTTACAAGGCTTGTAACAGGATCCCAAGGGACGTATGTCTCAGTATGGCACAACTTTGTTGAGCAAAGTGTTATTTACCTGGACCAGTAATTTAATGGTGGCAGAATATACAGGTAGGTGTGCAAGGTGCATCGGGTGAGGTATTGTTTGCACTTTAATGGTACCGCTGTCTCTCTCTTCTGCAAATGGATCTATTATGGGGCAGAAAGGTTTAAATGGAAGTGAGAGCTCAATTACCAAAGAGAAGGGAATTCAAAAGGAGGAGCGGGCTTATAAACAAGACACTGAAGAACTTTAAACGCTTCCCTGTAGTAACTGAagtggcagcagagctgcccttcTAGTTGCAAAGGGGCTTCTGTACAGCCAACTACTACAAAAGCTTTACGCTCTCCAAACAGCACATTTACTAAACCTAGAAACCATGGCACTACAGCCTCTGTTTCTACAAAGGAATTCTACACAACAGAGGCGTTGCTTTGCGGGGTCATCTGTCCCGGGCAATCTTTGGGTCCATGAATTTGACGCAATTTGAGTCCAAGCAAGAAGCAAGATTTGAGTCCAATTTGAACTGTGATTTCACCCTCAATGGTTTGAATATGCCACGGCTAGATATATTTCAAATATGCCATTTTCTCAATAATGTCTTAAATGGAAAAAGGCACTGGCTGTTGAAACAGCAACTTTCTGTGCTATGACAGGGGTACTGAAGTAAGACTTGTTCATAACTCTGCTGTGATTCTTCCAGTGTCTCAACTATGCCTATGCTTCAGTCTATTAGGGATGTTCTAAGCACTTTGGTGCTATCGTGAATTTGGCCATAGGAGCAGTAAAACATAGTTGGGGGTGAATAGCTTTTCCTTCACCTTGTTTTTGGCAAagtttgtgggattttttgttggttttttttttcttatttcttcagctgtttaaCTGAAGCATGGAGTACTCCTAGGTACAGGTatcatctctttctctcttgaATAATCCTGTAGCTCTTTCTGAGCCTTTACTATCTGTTTAATGCTGAAAAAGGAAGGTGCAAGGAAACAAGTATCTGTACAAGCATAAAATACCTGTAATTAACACCTCCTTTGGCCAGGAACATAGCATCCCCTTGACACATCTCACATCACATAGGAAAAGTTCACAGTACCAAGTTTTACAATCACAGTCACTACAGCACCAAGATTGTCCAGACAAAAAGAAGTTACTGAAGAGAAAGGCCACTGGCCAAAATTCACACAATTGCCCGCGTGAGGgctcaagttaaaaataaagcactggTTGGGAGAGTTAATCCAAGCTTTTGCTGGCTCTCCGTTTGGCATGGGGAGAGCAGCAAGTCACCCATCCTCGCTGCAGCTTGGAACAGAACAGCCCCCTTCTTTCTAGGGGCTTTTTGAGCCCCTCGAAGCTCGTTGGCCACCCGAGAGCTGGGGGAGAAGAGCCCCGTGGCACCCCCGGCTTCTGCCAGCGGGAGCTGGAAGTTACCAGACTGTAAACATTTTGTTGTAGCGAGTCCAGTGGAGCAGGCAGTGGAGGCTTGTCCAATGCAGGTCCTCCTGAAGCCCTGAAGGAGAGAATGGATGTGTGCGCTGGAGAAGTCTGGGCTGTCCCCGCAGTCCTGCTGTTGGCTCTGGGTAGCAGTTGGTTGTGCTTTATTTCCCTGTCCCATCAGGACAGCTTGAAAAAAGGCTCAGgacaggaaacactttttcccaATAAATGCGGCCTTGCCCAGATGACAAAATATAAGCCTGGGAGGGGCAAAGTCCTTCCTCCAAACGTGGCCTCTGTGCTCCTGCTTCCATTTGGCTGGTTTCAGGAGCAACCGCAGCCAGGCAGAAGAGCAGGCCTTAACCCCCACTGAACACTGATGGAGCTTAAAACCAAAGATAACTCTGTTTCTATGAGAGGTTACTAGCAACTAACTTTTTCCCCATCCACCCTTAACCACGTGCACATGGAGGATAGGATGCTGGTGTGGAGGCTCTCGGCAAAGCTCCGGAGCTCTGTGCTGAGGAGGGAGGTTCACCAAGCACACGGCCCACCCCCGAGCAGCACTGACACACTGACATCCTCTGCCCTGTTGGTTGagatggcgggggcggggggtgggggcagtTTGCAGACTTAGCTCCATCTCTGTCCTCACAGACAGACATGGAGGGAGGGCCAGCGGAAAGCTTTCCCAGCCTGTGGAAAGAGAGACCCTACACTCTGcataaaagaaaaccaacactgATCCCATAAACATGCATATTCACAGAGAAATGAGAGCCCCAacacctgggtgctgctgcctgaagcAAACAATAGGCTACTGTAAACCCTGTTCTCACCAGAAAGAAATGTCTCGGTGGCAGTGAAATGGGGTCGAAGCCCCTAGATTATGTCCACGCTGGATTTACACAGTTCAGGTGTGAAATCAACATAAGATGCAAAAGGTTGAAGCACAGAGGTAGACATTttcagcttggagaaagtggCTCCTAGGCTTGAAATGACCAGACGGCCAGCGTGCTCCCGGAGGTTCTCCAGCTGGCATGCAAAgaccctctgcagctctgctgctgggaagcgGAGGTGGCAGCTTTGCAGGACCCAGTGAAACCAACGCGTGCTCCCTTTGGTCCTGCCCACACCTCAAAGGCACGTCTCTGCTGGTCAGACCCCCCCTCACATCTCAGCATTGTGGTCAGCAGGAGTTCTTAAAGGAGGGGACAAAAAACCACTGGTCCCTGTTGTTTAcgaggaaaaggaaaaactaaacCTTTATGGTCACAAAGCAAGACGATGTCCTGGAGGGGAGTGGGAGGGGAAGAGTGGGACCCTCCAAACAGTGCGGAGAGGCAGAAGCACTAGAAGAAGACTCGTGGTGAAGGGCAGG
Above is a window of Larus michahellis chromosome 1, bLarMic1.1, whole genome shotgun sequence DNA encoding:
- the IL17RA gene encoding interleukin-17 receptor A isoform X3, producing the protein MEASWLRVPMWTPSAPSSLNVSSDIFRQMDGKLLPVLRIEWKVAADASIQYLRGAELAVMQVNSNQQIRAQFDFQNNLPLQVRPDGGWWNFTFDRFEVEPGQTYQVTVYHLPKLGVRGDHNSKSTSLTMPDCRETLMKRTIPCIKTGSLWEPRIQGKSLDDTTLLVSFNPWMEAARYQIHVASFLNEKKCKMITHDFTESGLQQQVNVTIKIEKNIRACCNYKIQIQPFFENCDTDCVRYSAFIPCSPAPTTDPSGDMIIWLYWCITGICVLLVGSVIAGVICMTKKRAGHRRGKCNHNDLQTGASYTDLPLPPLKPRKVWIVYSADHLLYVDVVLKFAEFLMTVCGTAVALDLLEDHQISELGPLPWLTRQKKEMEDLSSKIIILCSRGTQAKWQAMLGSEPVCLKQDQQKPTGDLFTPALNLILPDFKKPACFGMYIVCYFEGISSEKDIPDLFNVTSRYQLMDKFEDIYFRIQDLEKFEPGRIHRIREITAENYIDTPSGRKLKEAVQKFKNWQMEHPDWFESETICLDNDEELQSLNRETQVDSLLSEPGGIVKHQLHLQEPDPDCCYVINLHMREGESGGCKLQPQLNPCGDPTSQTVVLPMDEAPLVQVVEPVSSMEDRNILGHHVLSNEDCMEGVPLLEPSFPLRNNVILHDDSEVSAIDDQSPANLSGELRHHLNGLMYSFYQQSVIPSEPSLCQEEADKQHQLVFDDQCKDQRQSVQSDQGYISRCSPLPPDDLVEEEEEEEEDQEKQVVFDELSPEVLNSLKSLQQQLFFQDIQRSSDWGYPAEVMDIGQSLEDS
- the IL17RA gene encoding interleukin-17 receptor A isoform X2, which translates into the protein MAGAGPRRLLLPLLLLVVFPHIPPAGAALRLLLSAAPPFTCSQPDLNCLVRNSTSMEASWLRVPMWTPSAPSSLNVSSDIFRQMDGKLLPVLRIEWKVAADASIQYLRGAELAVMQVNSNQQIRAQFDFQNNLPLQVRPDGGWWNFTFDRFEVEPGQTYQVTVYHLPKLGVRGDHNSKSTSLTMPDCRETLMKRTIPCIKTGSLWEPRIQGKSLDDTTLLVSFNPWMEAARYQIHVASFLNEKKCKMITHDFTESGLQQQVNVTIKIEKNIRACCNYKIQIQPFFENCDTDCVRYSAFIPCSPAPTTDPSGDMIIWLYWCITGICVLLVGSVIAGVICMTKKRAGHRRGKCNHNDLQTGASYTDLPLPPLKPRKVWIVYSADHLLYVDVVLKFAEFLMTVCGTAVALDLLEDHQISELGPLPWLTRQKKEMEDLSSKIIILCSRGTQAKWQAMLGSEPVCLKQDQQKPTGDLFTPALNLILPDFKKPACFGMYIVCYFEGISSEKDIPDLFNVTSRYQLMDKFEDIYFRIQDLEKFEPGRIHRIREITAENYIDTPSGRKLKEAVQKFKNWQMEHPDWFESETICLDNDEELQSLNRETQVDSLLSEPGGIVKHQLHLQEPDPDCCYVINLHMREGESGGCKLQPQLNPCGDPTSQTVVLPMDEAPLVQVVEPVSSMEDRNILGHHVLSNEDCMEGVPLLEPSFPLRNNVILHDDSEVSAIDDQSPANLSGELRHHLNGLMYSFYQQSVIPSEPSLCQEEADKQHQLVFDDQCKDQRQSVQSDQGYISRCSPLPPDDLVEEEEEEEEDQEKQVVFDELSPEVLNSLKSLQQQLFFQDIQRSSDWGYPAEVMDIGQSLEDS
- the IL17RA gene encoding interleukin-17 receptor A isoform X1, which encodes MAHSSSLYASLFTELGFFLPLSCHQTEANYCQSSFYYEINILVSFPPQDLNCLVRNSTSMEASWLRVPMWTPSAPSSLNVSSDIFRQMDGKLLPVLRIEWKVAADASIQYLRGAELAVMQVNSNQQIRAQFDFQNNLPLQVRPDGGWWNFTFDRFEVEPGQTYQVTVYHLPKLGVRGDHNSKSTSLTMPDCRETLMKRTIPCIKTGSLWEPRIQGKSLDDTTLLVSFNPWMEAARYQIHVASFLNEKKCKMITHDFTESGLQQQVNVTIKIEKNIRACCNYKIQIQPFFENCDTDCVRYSAFIPCSPAPTTDPSGDMIIWLYWCITGICVLLVGSVIAGVICMTKKRAGHRRGKCNHNDLQTGASYTDLPLPPLKPRKVWIVYSADHLLYVDVVLKFAEFLMTVCGTAVALDLLEDHQISELGPLPWLTRQKKEMEDLSSKIIILCSRGTQAKWQAMLGSEPVCLKQDQQKPTGDLFTPALNLILPDFKKPACFGMYIVCYFEGISSEKDIPDLFNVTSRYQLMDKFEDIYFRIQDLEKFEPGRIHRIREITAENYIDTPSGRKLKEAVQKFKNWQMEHPDWFESETICLDNDEELQSLNRETQVDSLLSEPGGIVKHQLHLQEPDPDCCYVINLHMREGESGGCKLQPQLNPCGDPTSQTVVLPMDEAPLVQVVEPVSSMEDRNILGHHVLSNEDCMEGVPLLEPSFPLRNNVILHDDSEVSAIDDQSPANLSGELRHHLNGLMYSFYQQSVIPSEPSLCQEEADKQHQLVFDDQCKDQRQSVQSDQGYISRCSPLPPDDLVEEEEEEEEDQEKQVVFDELSPEVLNSLKSLQQQLFFQDIQRSSDWGYPAEVMDIGQSLEDS